The following are encoded together in the Humulus lupulus chromosome 5, drHumLupu1.1, whole genome shotgun sequence genome:
- the LOC133834541 gene encoding uncharacterized protein LOC133834541 isoform X1, whose translation MPRSSKHKSSKHSSKEVKEYSDSEKDSSFKDRKGKEESGGVRVSKDTISSDKRKLESKDGKDLYSASGNGDYSDEYSSSKRRKERADERATDRWNGGDDDHRGSGEGSKKSSKASGDTKSKRRDENMGMYEEAEDLKKGSIGGKGEGRHRDRDSSRKEGKDGGTERDRDKEKEKDRERKTKEGRCEKPVGGDEHRAAVKQVIENTDLDAQGDLGSPEPDNLLERRRKKRDPSIDYEKHQDDMGDFNNRRLSSREDTGKDGKQRDEKRKDERYKEKYREEIVDRDSKHRDDRPKDERPAKDHLSSRSEDKHMKDEKDTAEMQNKKSKLHDGERKGENDRDRDRHRDLNVRDRDRHREHDRDRGRDRDYDRDHDWEWDRDRDGDRDRERNRDRDRERDRDRERDRDRDYDRDHDHDFDRDYSSSLLDDRASRYKDSSRAKKRSPDDRDDISDFPSRGSKNRYSDMEKKALSGDRIESDANKGRSHSRQTMVDTITSSDKRRKSPSSSPRVGVEEYRHLNSEDLKYRDALTEHRSKAIPSKDVSGFSIGLEKGPKYRSMEKSTKLDDTLLGELSTEKSSSSKASPLGLMERSPSSSSIDRRYMNRTGARRSLDIEETGRRNSASIDNRDFGASDDRLSRDLPSEKPLADDSSPVDSNFYNRSTQGNSSLIPSHSAFRTGVDSPFMGSLEDDSRINSNARYRRSDLNMGRGHNNAWRGVSNWNSPLPNGFMPFQPGPPHAGFQGMMAQFPGPLFGVRPSLEINHAGIPYHMPDADRFSSPMRPLGWQNIMDGSGPSHLHGWDGSNGVFRDEPHLFGAAEWDQNRHPMNSRGRESSVDVWKGQNGDTKRDLRSPSHKDEASLDDGLAVQIGQMSNHEDNRGNGILGKFSETRSGATSSAEESTPKVIHEKKLGPPKSSKENVYCLSRYYLSKLDISAELARPELYNQCMSLIDIDQSTTTDEETTVRIMSKDYLRAEVKSSVNTLRSSHFSSMKKSVFQLVDVVHVLQRAMDLYKKQRMEATGGPFLPNRTLNVVSKSESNQKQEVHTDVEMVEDSVPTLGTEIADASNSKLDVENVEPVISVASEVKSEAVVSPPTCEMQNHNPLTFPKLEVPVGEDGQENTEEEPQTIFNEVKTEVISSSEQQVTPPGDSTAAAAAADGALSPDNASLPAASISAEGENMDENSRANGGQSVDNEEEGGMALGDGMSGPVSVPGESSPKDCEAVMSGSNESESVNLSRIHHSPESTH comes from the exons aTGCCGAGGAGTTCGAAGCACAAGTCAAGTAAGCATAGTTCGAAGGAGGTGAAGGAGTATTCGGATTCGGAGAAGGATTCGAGCTTCAAGGATCGGAAGGGGAAGGAAGAGAGTGGCGGAGTTAGGGTTTCGAAAGATACAATCTCGAGTGATAAGCGGAAGCTTGAATCGAAGGATGGAAAGGACTTGTATAGTGCTTCAGGAAACGGGGACTATTCGGATGAGTACAGTTCGTCAAAGCGGCGCAAGGAGAGGGCTGATGAAAGAGCAACTGATAGGTGGAATGGGGGTGATGATGATCACCGAGGCAGTGGCGAGGGTTCCAAGAAGTCGTCGAAAGCATCAGGGGATACGAAGAGTAAGAGGAGGGATGAAAATATGGGAATGTATGAAGAGGCTGAGGACTTGAAGAAGGGTAGTATTGGTGGGAAGGGTGAGGGAAGGCATAGGGATAGGGATTCTAGTCGAAAGGAGGGTAAGGATGGTGGGACAGAGAGAGACAGAgataaggagaaggagaaggacaGGGAAAGAAAAACTAAGGAAGGACGTTGTGAGAAACCTGTTGGTGGCGATGAACATCGTGCGGCGGTGAAGCAAGTAATCGAAAATACTG ATTTGGATGCTCAAGGTGATTTGGGAAGTCCTGAACCAGATAACCTGCTTGAAAGAAGGAGGAAAAAACGAGATCCTTCTATTGATTATGAGAAGCATCAAGATGATATGGGAGACTTTAACAATAGAAGATTATCTTCCAGGGAGGATACTGGCAAGGATGGAAAACAAAGAGATGAGAAGCGCAAGGATGAGAGATACAAAGAGAAGTATCGAGAAGAAATTGTTGATAGAGACAGCAAGCATCGTGATGACAGACCAAAGGATGAGCGCCCTGCAAAAGATCATCTTAGTAGCAGATCTGAAGATAAGCATATGAAGGATGAAAAGGATACTGCAGAAATGCAAAATAAGAAATCTAAACTTCATGATGGGGAGCGCAAAGGAGAGAATGATCGAGATCGTGACCGTCATCGTGACTTAAATGTCAGAGATCGTGACCGACATCGTGAGCATGATCGTGACCGTGGTCGCGATCGTGATTATGATCGTGATCATGATTGGGAATGGGACCGAGATCGAGATGGGGACCGTGATCGAGAACGCAACCGTGATCGGGATCGGGAACGTGATAGAGACCGTGAGCGTGATCGAGACAGGGACTACGATCGAGATCATGACCATGATTTTGATCGGGACTATAGTAGCTCACTTCTTGATGACCGAGCTTCTAGATACAAAGATAGCAGCAGGGCAAAGAAAAGATCTCCAGATGATCGTGACGATATTAGTGACTTTCCATCCAGAGGTAGTAAAAATCGTTATTCTGATATGGAAAAGAAGGCTTTAAGTGGTGATCGAATAGAGTCAGATGCTAATAAGGGTAGATCTCATTCACGGCAAACTATGGTAGACACCATTACAAGCAGTGACAAGCGGAGGAAATCCCCCAGTTCCAGTCCACGTGTTGGCGTTGAGGAGTATAG GCATCTAAATTCTGAAGATTTGAAGTACAGGGATGCATTGACTGAACACAGGTCCAAAGCAATTCCTTCAAAAGATGTATCTGGTTTTTCTATCGGACTAGAAAAAGGCCCTAAATACAGATCCATGGAGAAATCCACTAAATTGGATGACACTCTGTTGGGAGAACTGTCAACTGAAAAGTCTTCTAGTTCTAAAGCTTCACCCTTGGGTTTGATGGAAAGATCTCCTTCATCTTCAAGTATTGACCGTAGGTACATGAATAGAACGGGTGCTAGGCGGAGTCTTGACATTGAAGAAACAGGGCGGAGAAACAGTGCCTCTATTGATAATAGAGATTTTGGTGCTTCTGATGATAGACTGAGTCGGGACTTACCATCAGAGAAGCCTTTGGCAGACGACTCCTCTCCTGTTGATTCCAACTTTTACAATAGGTCTACACAGGGTAACTCATCTTTGATTCCTTCACACTCTGCTTTCAGGACTGGAGTTGACAGCCCTTTTATGGGCTCTCTTGAAGATGATAGCAGGATTAATTCCAATGCACGTTATCGGAGGAGTGATCTCAACATGGGAAGAGGGCATAATAATGCATGGAGGGGTGTTTCAAACTGGAATTCACCACTACCGAATGGCTTTATGCCTTTCCAACCTGGGCCACCTCATGCAGGTTTTCAAGGGATGATGGCACAATTTCCTGGTCCTCTTTTTGGTGTTAGACCTTCATTGGAAATTAACCATGCTGGGATTCCATATCATATGCCAGATGCTGACAGATTTTCCAGTCCCATGCGTCCACTTGGTTGGCAGAATATAATGGATGGTTCAGGACCATCTCATTTGCATGGGTGGGATGGAAGTAATGGTGTCTTTAGAGACGAGCCTCACTTGTTTGGGGCAGCTGAGTGGGACCAGAACAGGCATCCAATGAATAGCAGGGGAAGGGAATCCAGTGTTGATGTGTGGAAAGGACAAAACGGAGATACAAAAAGAGACTTGCGTTCCCCATCTCACAAAGACGAGGCATCACTGGATGATGGCTTGGCCGTTCAGATTGGTCAGATGTCTAATCATGAAGATAATCGTGGCAATGGGATTCTGGGAAAGTTTTCTgaaacaagatctggtgcaacTTCTTCTGCAGAAGAGTCAACTCCTAAGGTTATCCATGAAAAGAAACTTGGTCCTCCTAAATCTTCAAAGGAAAATGTTTATTGTTTGAGCCGTTACTATCTCTCCAAGCTTGACATTTCTGCAGAACTTGCACGACCAGAATTGTATAACCAATGTATGAGCTTAATTGATATTGATCAAAGTACAACTACTGATGAAGAGACCACTGTGCGTATAATGTCAAAG GACTATCTGAGAGCTGAAGTGAAATCGTCTGTTAATACATTGCGGAGTTCACATTTTTCTTCCATGAAGAAATCTGTCTTTCAG TTGGTTGATGTTGTTCATGTCTTGCAGAGGGCTATGGATCTTTACAAGAAACAGAGAATGGAAGCAACAGGTGGGCCATTTTTGCCCAATAGAACATTGAATGTTGTATCAAAATCAGAATCAAATCAGAAGCAAGAGGTCCATACTGATGTAGAAATGGTGGAGGACTCAGTTCCAACTTTAGGTACAGAAATTGCAGATGCTTCAAATTCGAAGTTGGATGTAGAGAATGTTGAACCTGTTATCTCTGTTGCATCTGAGGTGAAATCAGAAGCGGTGGTTTCACCTCCTACTTGTGAGATGCAGAATCACAATCCTCTTACTTTTCCAAAGTTGGAAGTGCCCGTGGGAGAGGATGGTCAAGAGAATACAGAGGAGGAGCCACAGACCATTTTCAATGAAGTGAAAACAGAAGTGATATCTTCGTCTGAGCAGCAGGTGACTCCTCCTGGGGATTCAactgcagcagcagcagcagcagatgGAGCCTTGTCACCTGACAATGCATCACTGCCAGCCGCATCTATATCGGCTGAGGGTGAAAACATGGATGAAAATAGCAGGGCCAACGGGGGCCAATCTGTTGACAACGAAGAGGAAGGTGGTATGGCTTTGGGTGATGGGATGAGTGGTCCTGTGTCTGTTCCAGGTGAATCATCTCCCAAGGATTGTGAGGCTGTGATGTCTGGGTCAAATGAGTCTGAGTCGGTTAATTTAAGTCGGATACATCATTCACCTGAAAGTACACATTGA
- the LOC133834541 gene encoding uncharacterized protein LOC133834541 isoform X2, which translates to MPRSSKHKSSKHSSKEVKEYSDSEKDSSFKDRKGKEESGGVRVSKDTISSDKRKLESKDGKDLYSASGNGDYSDEYSSSKRRKERADERATDRWNGGDDDHRGSGEGSKKSSKASGDTKSKRRDENMGMYEEAEDLKKGSIGGKGEGRHRDRDSSRKEGKDGGTERDRDKEKEKDRERKTKEGRCEKPVGGDEHRAAVKQVIENTDLDAQGDLGSPEPDNLLERRRKKRDPSIDYEKHQDDMGDFNNRRLSSREDTGKDGKQRDEKRKDERYKEKYREEIVDRDSKHRDDRPKDERPAKDHLSSRSEDKHMKDEKDTAEMQNKKSKLHDGERKGENDRDRDRHRDLNVRDRDRHREHDRDRGRDRDYDRDHDWEWDRDRDGDRDRERNRDRDRERDRDRERDRDRDYDRDHDHDFDRDYSSSLLDDRASRYKDSSRAKKRSPDDRDDISDFPSRGSKNRYSDMEKKALSGDRIESDANKGRSHSRQTMVDTITSSDKRRKSPSSSPRVGVEEYRHLNSEDLKYRDALTEHRSKAIPSKDVSGFSIGLEKGPKYRSMEKSTKLDDTLLGELSTEKSSSSKASPLGLMERSPSSSSIDRRYMNRTGARRSLDIEETGRRNSASIDNRDFGASDDRLSRDLPSEKPLADDSSPVDSNFYNRSTQGNSSLIPSHSAFRTGVDSPFMGSLEDDSRINSNARYRRSDLNMGRGHNNAWRGVSNWNSPLPNGFMPFQPGPPHAGFQGMMAQFPGPLFGVRPSLEINHAGIPYHMPDADRFSSPMRPLGWQNIMDGSGPSHLHGWDGSNGVFRDEPHLFGAAEWDQNRHPMNSRGRESSVDVWKGQNGDTKRDLRSPSHKDEASLDDGLAVQIGQMSNHEDNRGNGILGKFSETRSGATSSAEESTPKVIHEKKLGPPKSSKENVYCLSRYYLSKLDISAELARPELYNQCMSLIDIDQSTTTDEETTVRIMSKDYLRAEVKSSVNTLRSSHFSSMKKSVFQRAMDLYKKQRMEATGGPFLPNRTLNVVSKSESNQKQEVHTDVEMVEDSVPTLGTEIADASNSKLDVENVEPVISVASEVKSEAVVSPPTCEMQNHNPLTFPKLEVPVGEDGQENTEEEPQTIFNEVKTEVISSSEQQVTPPGDSTAAAAAADGALSPDNASLPAASISAEGENMDENSRANGGQSVDNEEEGGMALGDGMSGPVSVPGESSPKDCEAVMSGSNESESVNLSRIHHSPESTH; encoded by the exons aTGCCGAGGAGTTCGAAGCACAAGTCAAGTAAGCATAGTTCGAAGGAGGTGAAGGAGTATTCGGATTCGGAGAAGGATTCGAGCTTCAAGGATCGGAAGGGGAAGGAAGAGAGTGGCGGAGTTAGGGTTTCGAAAGATACAATCTCGAGTGATAAGCGGAAGCTTGAATCGAAGGATGGAAAGGACTTGTATAGTGCTTCAGGAAACGGGGACTATTCGGATGAGTACAGTTCGTCAAAGCGGCGCAAGGAGAGGGCTGATGAAAGAGCAACTGATAGGTGGAATGGGGGTGATGATGATCACCGAGGCAGTGGCGAGGGTTCCAAGAAGTCGTCGAAAGCATCAGGGGATACGAAGAGTAAGAGGAGGGATGAAAATATGGGAATGTATGAAGAGGCTGAGGACTTGAAGAAGGGTAGTATTGGTGGGAAGGGTGAGGGAAGGCATAGGGATAGGGATTCTAGTCGAAAGGAGGGTAAGGATGGTGGGACAGAGAGAGACAGAgataaggagaaggagaaggacaGGGAAAGAAAAACTAAGGAAGGACGTTGTGAGAAACCTGTTGGTGGCGATGAACATCGTGCGGCGGTGAAGCAAGTAATCGAAAATACTG ATTTGGATGCTCAAGGTGATTTGGGAAGTCCTGAACCAGATAACCTGCTTGAAAGAAGGAGGAAAAAACGAGATCCTTCTATTGATTATGAGAAGCATCAAGATGATATGGGAGACTTTAACAATAGAAGATTATCTTCCAGGGAGGATACTGGCAAGGATGGAAAACAAAGAGATGAGAAGCGCAAGGATGAGAGATACAAAGAGAAGTATCGAGAAGAAATTGTTGATAGAGACAGCAAGCATCGTGATGACAGACCAAAGGATGAGCGCCCTGCAAAAGATCATCTTAGTAGCAGATCTGAAGATAAGCATATGAAGGATGAAAAGGATACTGCAGAAATGCAAAATAAGAAATCTAAACTTCATGATGGGGAGCGCAAAGGAGAGAATGATCGAGATCGTGACCGTCATCGTGACTTAAATGTCAGAGATCGTGACCGACATCGTGAGCATGATCGTGACCGTGGTCGCGATCGTGATTATGATCGTGATCATGATTGGGAATGGGACCGAGATCGAGATGGGGACCGTGATCGAGAACGCAACCGTGATCGGGATCGGGAACGTGATAGAGACCGTGAGCGTGATCGAGACAGGGACTACGATCGAGATCATGACCATGATTTTGATCGGGACTATAGTAGCTCACTTCTTGATGACCGAGCTTCTAGATACAAAGATAGCAGCAGGGCAAAGAAAAGATCTCCAGATGATCGTGACGATATTAGTGACTTTCCATCCAGAGGTAGTAAAAATCGTTATTCTGATATGGAAAAGAAGGCTTTAAGTGGTGATCGAATAGAGTCAGATGCTAATAAGGGTAGATCTCATTCACGGCAAACTATGGTAGACACCATTACAAGCAGTGACAAGCGGAGGAAATCCCCCAGTTCCAGTCCACGTGTTGGCGTTGAGGAGTATAG GCATCTAAATTCTGAAGATTTGAAGTACAGGGATGCATTGACTGAACACAGGTCCAAAGCAATTCCTTCAAAAGATGTATCTGGTTTTTCTATCGGACTAGAAAAAGGCCCTAAATACAGATCCATGGAGAAATCCACTAAATTGGATGACACTCTGTTGGGAGAACTGTCAACTGAAAAGTCTTCTAGTTCTAAAGCTTCACCCTTGGGTTTGATGGAAAGATCTCCTTCATCTTCAAGTATTGACCGTAGGTACATGAATAGAACGGGTGCTAGGCGGAGTCTTGACATTGAAGAAACAGGGCGGAGAAACAGTGCCTCTATTGATAATAGAGATTTTGGTGCTTCTGATGATAGACTGAGTCGGGACTTACCATCAGAGAAGCCTTTGGCAGACGACTCCTCTCCTGTTGATTCCAACTTTTACAATAGGTCTACACAGGGTAACTCATCTTTGATTCCTTCACACTCTGCTTTCAGGACTGGAGTTGACAGCCCTTTTATGGGCTCTCTTGAAGATGATAGCAGGATTAATTCCAATGCACGTTATCGGAGGAGTGATCTCAACATGGGAAGAGGGCATAATAATGCATGGAGGGGTGTTTCAAACTGGAATTCACCACTACCGAATGGCTTTATGCCTTTCCAACCTGGGCCACCTCATGCAGGTTTTCAAGGGATGATGGCACAATTTCCTGGTCCTCTTTTTGGTGTTAGACCTTCATTGGAAATTAACCATGCTGGGATTCCATATCATATGCCAGATGCTGACAGATTTTCCAGTCCCATGCGTCCACTTGGTTGGCAGAATATAATGGATGGTTCAGGACCATCTCATTTGCATGGGTGGGATGGAAGTAATGGTGTCTTTAGAGACGAGCCTCACTTGTTTGGGGCAGCTGAGTGGGACCAGAACAGGCATCCAATGAATAGCAGGGGAAGGGAATCCAGTGTTGATGTGTGGAAAGGACAAAACGGAGATACAAAAAGAGACTTGCGTTCCCCATCTCACAAAGACGAGGCATCACTGGATGATGGCTTGGCCGTTCAGATTGGTCAGATGTCTAATCATGAAGATAATCGTGGCAATGGGATTCTGGGAAAGTTTTCTgaaacaagatctggtgcaacTTCTTCTGCAGAAGAGTCAACTCCTAAGGTTATCCATGAAAAGAAACTTGGTCCTCCTAAATCTTCAAAGGAAAATGTTTATTGTTTGAGCCGTTACTATCTCTCCAAGCTTGACATTTCTGCAGAACTTGCACGACCAGAATTGTATAACCAATGTATGAGCTTAATTGATATTGATCAAAGTACAACTACTGATGAAGAGACCACTGTGCGTATAATGTCAAAG GACTATCTGAGAGCTGAAGTGAAATCGTCTGTTAATACATTGCGGAGTTCACATTTTTCTTCCATGAAGAAATCTGTCTTTCAG AGGGCTATGGATCTTTACAAGAAACAGAGAATGGAAGCAACAGGTGGGCCATTTTTGCCCAATAGAACATTGAATGTTGTATCAAAATCAGAATCAAATCAGAAGCAAGAGGTCCATACTGATGTAGAAATGGTGGAGGACTCAGTTCCAACTTTAGGTACAGAAATTGCAGATGCTTCAAATTCGAAGTTGGATGTAGAGAATGTTGAACCTGTTATCTCTGTTGCATCTGAGGTGAAATCAGAAGCGGTGGTTTCACCTCCTACTTGTGAGATGCAGAATCACAATCCTCTTACTTTTCCAAAGTTGGAAGTGCCCGTGGGAGAGGATGGTCAAGAGAATACAGAGGAGGAGCCACAGACCATTTTCAATGAAGTGAAAACAGAAGTGATATCTTCGTCTGAGCAGCAGGTGACTCCTCCTGGGGATTCAactgcagcagcagcagcagcagatgGAGCCTTGTCACCTGACAATGCATCACTGCCAGCCGCATCTATATCGGCTGAGGGTGAAAACATGGATGAAAATAGCAGGGCCAACGGGGGCCAATCTGTTGACAACGAAGAGGAAGGTGGTATGGCTTTGGGTGATGGGATGAGTGGTCCTGTGTCTGTTCCAGGTGAATCATCTCCCAAGGATTGTGAGGCTGTGATGTCTGGGTCAAATGAGTCTGAGTCGGTTAATTTAAGTCGGATACATCATTCACCTGAAAGTACACATTGA
- the LOC133834541 gene encoding uncharacterized protein LOC133834541 isoform X3: MGDFNNRRLSSREDTGKDGKQRDEKRKDERYKEKYREEIVDRDSKHRDDRPKDERPAKDHLSSRSEDKHMKDEKDTAEMQNKKSKLHDGERKGENDRDRDRHRDLNVRDRDRHREHDRDRGRDRDYDRDHDWEWDRDRDGDRDRERNRDRDRERDRDRERDRDRDYDRDHDHDFDRDYSSSLLDDRASRYKDSSRAKKRSPDDRDDISDFPSRGSKNRYSDMEKKALSGDRIESDANKGRSHSRQTMVDTITSSDKRRKSPSSSPRVGVEEYRHLNSEDLKYRDALTEHRSKAIPSKDVSGFSIGLEKGPKYRSMEKSTKLDDTLLGELSTEKSSSSKASPLGLMERSPSSSSIDRRYMNRTGARRSLDIEETGRRNSASIDNRDFGASDDRLSRDLPSEKPLADDSSPVDSNFYNRSTQGNSSLIPSHSAFRTGVDSPFMGSLEDDSRINSNARYRRSDLNMGRGHNNAWRGVSNWNSPLPNGFMPFQPGPPHAGFQGMMAQFPGPLFGVRPSLEINHAGIPYHMPDADRFSSPMRPLGWQNIMDGSGPSHLHGWDGSNGVFRDEPHLFGAAEWDQNRHPMNSRGRESSVDVWKGQNGDTKRDLRSPSHKDEASLDDGLAVQIGQMSNHEDNRGNGILGKFSETRSGATSSAEESTPKVIHEKKLGPPKSSKENVYCLSRYYLSKLDISAELARPELYNQCMSLIDIDQSTTTDEETTVRIMSKDYLRAEVKSSVNTLRSSHFSSMKKSVFQLVDVVHVLQRAMDLYKKQRMEATGGPFLPNRTLNVVSKSESNQKQEVHTDVEMVEDSVPTLGTEIADASNSKLDVENVEPVISVASEVKSEAVVSPPTCEMQNHNPLTFPKLEVPVGEDGQENTEEEPQTIFNEVKTEVISSSEQQVTPPGDSTAAAAAADGALSPDNASLPAASISAEGENMDENSRANGGQSVDNEEEGGMALGDGMSGPVSVPGESSPKDCEAVMSGSNESESVNLSRIHHSPESTH; encoded by the exons ATGGGAGACTTTAACAATAGAAGATTATCTTCCAGGGAGGATACTGGCAAGGATGGAAAACAAAGAGATGAGAAGCGCAAGGATGAGAGATACAAAGAGAAGTATCGAGAAGAAATTGTTGATAGAGACAGCAAGCATCGTGATGACAGACCAAAGGATGAGCGCCCTGCAAAAGATCATCTTAGTAGCAGATCTGAAGATAAGCATATGAAGGATGAAAAGGATACTGCAGAAATGCAAAATAAGAAATCTAAACTTCATGATGGGGAGCGCAAAGGAGAGAATGATCGAGATCGTGACCGTCATCGTGACTTAAATGTCAGAGATCGTGACCGACATCGTGAGCATGATCGTGACCGTGGTCGCGATCGTGATTATGATCGTGATCATGATTGGGAATGGGACCGAGATCGAGATGGGGACCGTGATCGAGAACGCAACCGTGATCGGGATCGGGAACGTGATAGAGACCGTGAGCGTGATCGAGACAGGGACTACGATCGAGATCATGACCATGATTTTGATCGGGACTATAGTAGCTCACTTCTTGATGACCGAGCTTCTAGATACAAAGATAGCAGCAGGGCAAAGAAAAGATCTCCAGATGATCGTGACGATATTAGTGACTTTCCATCCAGAGGTAGTAAAAATCGTTATTCTGATATGGAAAAGAAGGCTTTAAGTGGTGATCGAATAGAGTCAGATGCTAATAAGGGTAGATCTCATTCACGGCAAACTATGGTAGACACCATTACAAGCAGTGACAAGCGGAGGAAATCCCCCAGTTCCAGTCCACGTGTTGGCGTTGAGGAGTATAG GCATCTAAATTCTGAAGATTTGAAGTACAGGGATGCATTGACTGAACACAGGTCCAAAGCAATTCCTTCAAAAGATGTATCTGGTTTTTCTATCGGACTAGAAAAAGGCCCTAAATACAGATCCATGGAGAAATCCACTAAATTGGATGACACTCTGTTGGGAGAACTGTCAACTGAAAAGTCTTCTAGTTCTAAAGCTTCACCCTTGGGTTTGATGGAAAGATCTCCTTCATCTTCAAGTATTGACCGTAGGTACATGAATAGAACGGGTGCTAGGCGGAGTCTTGACATTGAAGAAACAGGGCGGAGAAACAGTGCCTCTATTGATAATAGAGATTTTGGTGCTTCTGATGATAGACTGAGTCGGGACTTACCATCAGAGAAGCCTTTGGCAGACGACTCCTCTCCTGTTGATTCCAACTTTTACAATAGGTCTACACAGGGTAACTCATCTTTGATTCCTTCACACTCTGCTTTCAGGACTGGAGTTGACAGCCCTTTTATGGGCTCTCTTGAAGATGATAGCAGGATTAATTCCAATGCACGTTATCGGAGGAGTGATCTCAACATGGGAAGAGGGCATAATAATGCATGGAGGGGTGTTTCAAACTGGAATTCACCACTACCGAATGGCTTTATGCCTTTCCAACCTGGGCCACCTCATGCAGGTTTTCAAGGGATGATGGCACAATTTCCTGGTCCTCTTTTTGGTGTTAGACCTTCATTGGAAATTAACCATGCTGGGATTCCATATCATATGCCAGATGCTGACAGATTTTCCAGTCCCATGCGTCCACTTGGTTGGCAGAATATAATGGATGGTTCAGGACCATCTCATTTGCATGGGTGGGATGGAAGTAATGGTGTCTTTAGAGACGAGCCTCACTTGTTTGGGGCAGCTGAGTGGGACCAGAACAGGCATCCAATGAATAGCAGGGGAAGGGAATCCAGTGTTGATGTGTGGAAAGGACAAAACGGAGATACAAAAAGAGACTTGCGTTCCCCATCTCACAAAGACGAGGCATCACTGGATGATGGCTTGGCCGTTCAGATTGGTCAGATGTCTAATCATGAAGATAATCGTGGCAATGGGATTCTGGGAAAGTTTTCTgaaacaagatctggtgcaacTTCTTCTGCAGAAGAGTCAACTCCTAAGGTTATCCATGAAAAGAAACTTGGTCCTCCTAAATCTTCAAAGGAAAATGTTTATTGTTTGAGCCGTTACTATCTCTCCAAGCTTGACATTTCTGCAGAACTTGCACGACCAGAATTGTATAACCAATGTATGAGCTTAATTGATATTGATCAAAGTACAACTACTGATGAAGAGACCACTGTGCGTATAATGTCAAAG GACTATCTGAGAGCTGAAGTGAAATCGTCTGTTAATACATTGCGGAGTTCACATTTTTCTTCCATGAAGAAATCTGTCTTTCAG TTGGTTGATGTTGTTCATGTCTTGCAGAGGGCTATGGATCTTTACAAGAAACAGAGAATGGAAGCAACAGGTGGGCCATTTTTGCCCAATAGAACATTGAATGTTGTATCAAAATCAGAATCAAATCAGAAGCAAGAGGTCCATACTGATGTAGAAATGGTGGAGGACTCAGTTCCAACTTTAGGTACAGAAATTGCAGATGCTTCAAATTCGAAGTTGGATGTAGAGAATGTTGAACCTGTTATCTCTGTTGCATCTGAGGTGAAATCAGAAGCGGTGGTTTCACCTCCTACTTGTGAGATGCAGAATCACAATCCTCTTACTTTTCCAAAGTTGGAAGTGCCCGTGGGAGAGGATGGTCAAGAGAATACAGAGGAGGAGCCACAGACCATTTTCAATGAAGTGAAAACAGAAGTGATATCTTCGTCTGAGCAGCAGGTGACTCCTCCTGGGGATTCAactgcagcagcagcagcagcagatgGAGCCTTGTCACCTGACAATGCATCACTGCCAGCCGCATCTATATCGGCTGAGGGTGAAAACATGGATGAAAATAGCAGGGCCAACGGGGGCCAATCTGTTGACAACGAAGAGGAAGGTGGTATGGCTTTGGGTGATGGGATGAGTGGTCCTGTGTCTGTTCCAGGTGAATCATCTCCCAAGGATTGTGAGGCTGTGATGTCTGGGTCAAATGAGTCTGAGTCGGTTAATTTAAGTCGGATACATCATTCACCTGAAAGTACACATTGA